The following coding sequences lie in one Rutidosis leptorrhynchoides isolate AG116_Rl617_1_P2 chromosome 6, CSIRO_AGI_Rlap_v1, whole genome shotgun sequence genomic window:
- the LOC139853261 gene encoding L-ascorbate oxidase homolog, with amino-acid sequence MVAKMNLAFICALFLAISTINGEDPYRYFTWKITYGDIYPLGVKQQGILINGQFPGPQINCVTNDNLIISVYNYLKEPFLLSWNGLQQRRNSWQDGTAGTTCPIPPGKNFTYMLQAKDQIGSFFYFPSLAMHKAAGGYGGIKIYSRPRIPVPFPFPAGDHTVLAGDWYKKGHQRLRHILDMGRNLPSPDGLIINGRGWNGYSFEVEHGKTYRFRISNVGLSTSINFRIQGHTMKLVEVEGSHTVQNTYTSLDLHLGQSASVLVTANQAVRDYYVVVSSRFTRRVLMTTGVLHYKNSRIGVSGPPPGGPTTQIAWSLMQARTMRWNLTASGPRPNPQGSYHYGMIKPSRTIMLSNSAPWINGKQRYAVNGVSFVLGGTPLKLADYFNIGGVFNVGSMPDRSSNGNAYLATSVMHADFRSFAEIVFQNWEDTVQSWHIDGYSFFVVGMDGGQWTQASRSRYNLRDTVARSTVQVYPKAWTAIYIALDNVGMWNIRSENWARQYLGQQFYLRVYSPAHSWRDELPIPKNALLCGRAKGRHTRPL; translated from the exons ATGGTGGCAAAAATGAATCTTGCTTTCATTTGTGCTCTGTTTTTGGCCATAAGTACCATCAATGGTGAAGACCCATATAGGTATTTCACTTGGAAAATTACTTATGGTGACATTTATCCATTGGGTGTTAAACAACAG GGAATATTGATAAATGGGCAGTTTCCAGGGCCTCAAATAAATTGTGTTACTAATGATAACTTGATTATTAGTGTATACAATTACTTGAAGGAGCCATTTTTGCTATCTTG gAACGGGCTACAACAGCGAAGAAACTCATGGCAAGATGGTACGGCTGGTACAACATGTCCAATCCCACCTGGCAAGAATTTTACGTACATGCTTCAAGCGAAAGATCAGATCGGTAGCTTCTTTTATTTCCCGTCACTCGCAATGCACAAAGCTGCTGGAGGCTACGGTGGCATTAAAATCTACAGCCGACCTCGAATTCCCGTTCCGTTCCCTTTCCCTGCTGGTGATCACACCGTTCTTGCTGGTGATTGGTACAAAAAAGGCCACCAG AGACTTAGACACATATTGGATATGGGTCGAAATCTACCTTCCCCTGATGGACTTATCATCAATGGGCGTGGTTGGAATGGTTACTCATTCGAGGTTGAACACG GAAAAACATACAGATTTAGAATTTCAAATGTTGGATTGTCAACATCCATCAACTTCAGAATTCAGGGACACACCATGAAGCTTGTTGAGGTGGAAGGATCACACACAGTCCAAAACACCTACACTTCACTCGATCTCCACCTCGGACAGTCTGCTTCGGTTTTGGTCACCGCCAACCAGGCGGTACGAGATTACTATGTTGTGGTGTCTTCTCGGTTCACTCGTCGTGTGCTCATGACCACAGGTGTACTACACTACAAGAACTCAAGAATCGGAGTCTCTGGTCCTCCCCCTGGTGGCCCCACAACTCAAATCGCCTGGTCCCTAATGCAGGCCCGAACAATGAG GTGGAATCTAACTGCTAGCGGACCCAGACCAAACCCACAAGGCTCATACCATTACGGGATGATCAAACCCAGCCGCACGATTATGTTATCAAACTCAGCACCTTGGATCAACGGAAAACAAAGATACGCAGTCAACGGTGTGTCATTTGTTTTGGGAGGCACTCCTTTAAAACTAGCAGATTACTTCAACATCGGTGGAGTCTTCAACGTTGGAAGCATGCCCGACAGATCATCAAACGGAAACGCGTATCTCGCAACCTCTGTAATGCACGCCGATTTCCGATCTTTCGCTGAGATCGTTTTCCAAAATTGGGAAGACACCGTTCAATCCTGGCATATCGATGGCTACTCGTTCTTCGTAGTTGGTATGGATGGTGGCCAATGGACACAAGCTAGTAGATCGCGATACAATTTAAGAGATACAGTTGCGCGTAGCACGGTTCAG gTGTACCCGAAGGCATGGACAGCAATCTATATCGCGTTAGACAATGTAGGGATGTGGAACATACGTTCAGAGAATTGGGCACGACAGTATTTGGGACAACAGTTTTATCTTCGTGTTTACTCACCAGCGCATTCGTGGAGGGACGAGTTGCCGATCCCGAAAAACGCACTACTTTGTGGCCGAGCTAAAGGGCGTCACACGAGGCCTCTGTGA